A window of the Choristoneura fumiferana chromosome 30, NRCan_CFum_1, whole genome shotgun sequence genome harbors these coding sequences:
- the LOC141444702 gene encoding uncharacterized protein gives MSQLRRGAIVPSVFYILLLTPGFACADPVWSSACVWPQTTQANPVDIKHMKPEELNEYETILNTVKLIHVACFNEEVFEIIHNIKTDDARDLVVAFYVYIDHDFHYVGSFGANRKIFKTEIINHDHYFVRNFYHLYIGNGRSWIIDKLIMIPHVKADIIQFCDDIHCKCEIDDFDDDSIKPLTKVGELGKTAAVCEYLVAKDEGNQISNAFNTDAIINANDDSTTDKLNQICADTKLFKLPCICNNGNRYSNPYVDRFLKPCVYLNPEKYQNICPYTKLSNLLGPKSCKFMSNLCPFLCKNLPSIGIDKPSFNSITQQIYPLNFLQKLYPLSQYSKCGNPNLYYATYNKKPNINDILYEYPPNTEKSNEFYENGKVNSNDNKYPINVFSNDQNTPINDNDNKFVPNITPNGQTTAICNVHSNVKKSQFTVFSSQALPTNNNENNKVVITGQPQFISNQNPFSIVMENCENSSPLELNALCENEGKLTKLQGFSVDEIQAPLPKMLENGKLVVGKIPERPDSSVTNVWPNNKLTYYLQNADSTTINESQKFPEDKTKSASHVFITNNNYPNFGIATTDVGKQTIEPLESKYDEVISENIGNRFISEKSEPLATTLYPKIVPTIKNDKIEYSDAIPSKAPQSHGDLNIDRDLPQILSEKKYEKIPIGSNINIFPESMVTSGLPNRQSTDTLSGSFHVMPSYKTYNNGRIQLVSPENVYAVNNNKIQSAQPNMSNELFPYSLSNEQISTNPPISFQLKSNLPIKNTDIGVLQLNNEYMNPKATTFAKLPVYETLNGHIDDIEKSSVQDIDTLTGSILEVPDYKANNGGRIQFENPQNVIVDNNKIQSTQNNVPNEVISYSIPEEQISVEPLICYDSKFNLNTPNTNSKVLELNNRYINPKTFITYTKLPEYKVPNKEIVENVNPIAQGIDTLTGNILVPPDNTIQLNNSQNTYAAPYNKIQSPQHNIPNEIFSYSLPDEQIVVNPFNSKSNLNPPTRNTNMRMLHLNNEHMNPKATKTFTKSPEYEIPCSVSDANKKADGPSINTLTDDMFVTLDYETDNDDRKQLNNLQNAYVLNSNETPTVQNNIPSEMLSYSLPIKRITVNSLTDPKRKFDLPTPNILQFNKNINPKDAIAFTKLPEFEIPCSETDKNEKTDGPSIDTLTGGHSAIPDYKTNNDDKIQLNNPQNIYGERYNKIPSAQNIISYEILSNSLPEKQITANLPISYQQKLNQLTPNILQIQNPKATIAFTKLPEYKIPCSETNRKKADIPNIDTLKGDFFGTTNYKTDNNDRKQLTNPQNAYVLNSNRIPSIQNNIPSEFLSYSFPIQQIAVNSLINPKPKFDLLTPSILQLNNKDMIPKATIALTKLSDFEIPCSEIDRNKNADGQSINTVTGGHFIAPDHKTDNNDEIQMNNPQNIYGENYKKIPSDQSIVPYEILSYPLPEKQIAANLPISYEPKLNQLTPTVFQIKHEHMNPKAPIAFTELPEYEIPCNDTAENNKAEGPSIDTLTGDLLGTSDYKTDNNQRIQLNYPENAYAVNNNGIPSTRNNIPNEVMSNSLPGEVIAVNPPISYQPKLNLPAPNILQLNNKDINPKATIELTKLPVYEIPCSEIGGNEKADGQSINTVTGGHFIAPDYKTDNNDGIQLKNPQNIYGENYKKIPSDQNIVPYEILPYLLPEKQITANLPISYESKLNQLTPNVFQIKHEHINPKAPIAFTEISEYEIPCSETAENKKAEGPSIDTLTGDLLGTPDYNTDNNQRIQLNYPENAYAVNNNRIPSTRNNIPSEVMSNSLPGEAIAVNPPISFQSKLNLPAPNILQLNNKDNNLTSTTALSKLPDYKIPCSVINESVKANKQGLNTLIGDLPVAPNNKLDNYDRIQLNNPQISQNLYALNNNKIPSTQNNLPFEALYSLPEKLIEVVENQNINPLTNYESKLNIPTPTTDVKMLHLNNDPKATLTFEIPNSQMDEKENPNIQSIDSLTDSGLAMPYYKTDDSGRIQVSSIQNVYGLSKNKTQSPQNIPDEVLSYSLPNEQISVKPSISYESKLNLPTSNILQLNSEYTNPNTVRTFENIRQYQTQNNRINENLIVQDIDALTSGVLVTPDKNIGDIILDNTQNVYLVNNNKIQDTQNNILNDILPHSLSNEQIVNPPIIYQKTPTADMKVLHLNKEYTNPKATVTFAQLPEYEIADNSHKIQLKNPQNVYDIHNNKIQSTRNYVPKKIITYSLPNAQISVKPPISYPSQLNVPTLNTNMGLLQLNNDYINPKVTTIDKEENPNVQSVDTVTSDLFATPDYKTENNDLNHHNVYAMNNNKIKSAPNNVPYKVLPCSWPYGKIADNSPLSYQSHLNEPMLNIGTGILQLNNDYMDQKGTITFGKSPQYELLSNQINKKGEPNKQSLDLTGSFVNVNSVYSPQNVKTGIYGPMQMYSAPVAVVNPSATNIISTETNNHIPVNIKPEKDYVPNYSNSNYYTLMNSGQINDEIVSPKETADEIKMHQINYIPKELTQSEVPQQIIFKNNERNDVPKENYVEFDSTLPKYTNLNTYNQLHEVIPKFAPSGKNNLDVVNPLLYDGIQIKDANYMPLYMNADVDVTNVVKENKYPSYLHQKENFSEDSKHIDKVDEEYTKNVGIISKNENNNAPEYAIPIQAALYNPQINIGNIKLETIENGNQLCYPSENLSYVNQPSIGPISLFKTDERKKGNIYNIQNNEYVNLPFAQKFSNPNDRELNSEVANVYDIELKSKNKASMLPYEGSDQQQHELDNNVNENLNIEALDVNPACITNLNYSNKGTEEPNLEVKQTPDKPAFTNFEVTDTKKTISPEQYEIKHTELVKENNAKRKTDGNAEIPNIELHEILSEMTTLPVNQSADNHFKSLDQPIEIKENNYRKDYQHLNKNYKLYEEKTCESLPFEINSGPDKYINPTREEFSALNEIKYDESSPLYTPIPSSIASSSNSIPFYKNSISDSTIPCTDISPGSENYLKPFTGATSLPQSWLTYDSSKPTEQSLLTSVSPIYNVNPCLSQNINQPTIAFSQAQSTIVNALKSNLLNYIRSNGNVIDNTVSIPLGDLGVAKYDPIENTKYFTINTENDDINLKAWYSKLKLIKAKITFETVEASALNFIPIVCNKSKYCPVKVQEIAKNAISKVYGEPIVIKGVYTFDIPYVIVDNVDSACIYNGGYILLWPTYCDCGCQKAGCQCYLQNFNDRS, from the exons ATGAGCCAGCTAAGGAGAGGCGCCATCGTGCCATCTGTATTTT ATATACTTCTGCTGACTCCAGGCTTTGCTTGCGCAGATCCAGTATGGAGTTCGGCGTGCGTCTGGCCTCAAACTACACAGGCGAACCCG gttgacataaaacacatgaagcCCGAAGAACTAAACGAATATGAAACTATACTCAACACTGTCAAATTGATCCACGTTGCATGTTTCAATGAAGAAGTGTttgaaataatacataatataaagacAGACGACGCGAGAGACCTTGTTGTAGCTTTCTATGTATATATAGATCACGATTTCCACTATGTTGGAAGTTTCGGTGCAAACAGAAAGATTTTCAAAACAGAAATAATCAACCATGATCATTATTTCGTTAGGAATTTCTATCATTTGTATATTGGTAACGGAAGAAGTTGGATtattgataaattaataatgataCCACATGTTAAAGCTGATATTATACAGTTTTGCGATGATATTCATTGTAAATGCGAGattgatgattttgatgatgattctaTCAAACCGTTAACAAAGGTTGGTGAACTTGGTAAAACTGCAGCAGTTTGTGAGTATTTAGTAGCAAAAGACGAAGGAAACCAAATAAGCAATGCATTTAACACTGACGCTATTATTAATGCTAACGATGACAGTACTACTGACAAACTAAACCAAATTTGCGCTGACACTAAACTATTTAAGCTTCCATGTATTTGTAACAATGGCAATAGATATTCCAATCCATACGTCGATAGATTTTTAAAGCCTTGTGTTTATCTGAACCCAGAAAAATACCAAAATATTTGTCCGTATACTAAACTCTCCAATTTATTAGGCCCGAAATCTTGTAAATTTATGTCTAATTTATGTccatttttatgcaaaaatcTACCTAGCATAGGTATAGATAAACCTAGTTTTAATTCAATAACTCAACAGATATATCCCCTTAACTTTTTACAGAAATTATACCCATTGTCGCAATATAGTAAATGCGGTAATCCAAATCTGTACTACgctacatataataaaaaacctaatattaatgatattttatatgAATATCCACCAAACACTGAAAAGTCAaatgaattttatgaaaatGGAAAAGTAAATAGTAATGATAACAAATATCCAATTAATGTATTTTCAAATGATCAAAACACACCAataaatgataatgataacaaaTTTGTACCTAATATTACGCCTAATGGACAAACTACGGCAATTTGCAATGTAcattcaaatgtaaaaaaatcccAATTTACAGTTTTTAGTAGTCAAGCTCTACCAAccaataataatgaaaataataaggttgtTATTACAGGACAACCTCAATTTATTAGTAATCAGAATCCATTTAGTATAGTTATGGAAAATTGTGAAAATTCGTCTCCACTTGAATTAAATGCACTCTGTGAAAATGAAGGAAAACTCACTAAACTTCAAGGATTCAGTGTTGATGAAATTCAGGCACCTCTTCCGAAAATGCTAGAAAATGGTAAACTTGTGGTTGGTAAAATACCTGAACGTCCTGATAGTAGCGTGACAAATGTATGGCcgaataataaattaacatattATCTGCAAAATGCTGATTCAACAACAATAAATGAAAGTCAAAAGTTTCCTGAAGATAAAACTAAATCTGCTTCACACGTTTTCATTACAAACAATAATTATCCCAATTTTGGAATAGCAACGACTGATGTTGGCAAGCAAACAATTGAACCTCTAGAATCTAAATATGATGAGGTAATATCTGAAAATATAGGAAATAGATTTATTAGTGAGAAGTCAGAACCATTGGCAACGACACTTTACCCTAAAATTGTTCCAACTATAAAGAATGATAAAATTGAATACAGTGACGCAATACCTAGTAAAGCTCCTCAGAGTCATGGAGATCTAAATATTGACAGAGATTTACCACAAatattaagtgaaaaaaaatatgagaagaTTCCTATTGGttctaatataaatatatttccagAGTCTATGGTAACTTCAGGTTTACCAAATAGACAAAGCACAGATACTCTATCAGGTAGTTTTCATGTTATGCCTAGCTATAAGACATACAATAATGGCAGAATACAACTAGTCAGTCCCGAAAACGTATATGcagtaaacaacaataaaatacaaagcgCACAACCTAATATGAGCAATGAACTATTCCCTTACTCTTTATCAAATGAGCAAATTTCAACTAATCCACCGATCAGCTTTCAATTGAAATCAAATCTACCCATTAAAAACACAGATATAGGAGTAttgcaattaaataatgaatataTGAATCCAAAAGCTACAACATTCGCTAAATTACCCGTATATGAAACACTGAACGGTCACATTGATGATATCGAGAAGTCAAGTGTGCAAGATATAGACACTCTGACTGGCAGTATTCTCGAAGTGCCAGACTATAAGGCAAATAACGGTGGTAGAATACAATTTGAAAATCCCCAAAATGTCATTGTAgacaacaataaaatacaaagtacacaaaataatgtacctaatgaAGTTATATCTTACTCTATACCAGAAGAACAAATTTCAGTTGAGCCATTGATATGTTATGACtcaaaatttaatctaaatacaCCAAACACAAACAGTAAGGTACTAGAGTTGAATAATAGATATATTAACCCAAAAACATTTATAACATATACTAAATTACCAGAATATAAGGTACCAAACAAAGAAATTGTTGAAAATGTGAATCCAATTGCGCAAGGTATAGATACACTAACAGGTAATATTCTTGTACCACCagataatacaatacaacttAATAATTCCCAAAATACATATGCAGCACCTTACAACAAAATACAAAGCCCGCAGCATAATATACCTAACGAAATTTTCTCTTATTCCTTACCCGATGAACAAATTGTGGTGAATCCATTTAATAGTAAATCAAACTTAAACCCACCGACACGAAATACAAACATGAGAATGCTACATTTAAATAATGAGCACATGAATCCAAAAGCTACAAAAACATTTACTAAATCACCAGAGTATGAAATACCATGCAGTGTATCTGATGCAAATAAGAAAGCAGACGGACCAAGCATAAATACTCTAACAGATGATATGTTTGTAACGCTAGACTATGAGACGGATAATGATGACAGAAAACAACTAAACAATCTCCAAAATGCATATGTACTAAATAGTAATGAAACACCGactgtacaaaataatatacCGAGTGAAATGTTATCTTATTCTTTGCCAATAAAACGAATTACAGTTAATTCATTGACCGATCCTAAACGGAAATTTGATCTACCCACTCCAAACATACTtcagtttaataaaaacattaatccAAAAGATGCGATAGCATTTACTAAATTACCAGAATTTGAAATACCATGCAGTGAAACCGATAAAAATGAGAAAACAGACGGGCCAAGCATAGATACCTTAACAGGTGGTCATTCTGCAATACCAGATTATAAGACGaataatgatgataaaatacAACTGAACAATCCCCAAAATATATACGGAGAAAGGTACAACAAAATACCAAGTgcacaaaatattatttcttacGAAATTTTGTCTAACTCCTTACCAGAAAAACAAATTACAGCTAATTTACCAATCAGTTATCAACAGAAATTAAATCAGCTCACCCCAAACATACTCCAAATACAAAATCCAAAAGCTACAATAGCATTTACTAAATTGCCAGAATATAAAATACCATGCAGTGAAACCAATCGAAAGAAAGCAGATATACCAAACATAGATACTTTAAAAGGCGATTTCTTTGGAACTACAAActataaaacagataataatgaCAGAAAACAACTAACCAATCCCCAAAATGCATATGTACTAAATAGCAACAGAATACCGAGTATACAAAATAACATACCAAGTGAATTTTTATCTTACTCATTCCCAATACAACAAATTGCCGTAAACTCATTAATCAATCCTAAACCCAAATTTGATTTACTCACTCCAAGCATactacaattaaataataaagacatGATTCCAAAAGCTACAATAGCACTTACTAAATTATCAGATTTTGAAATACCATGCAGTGAAATCGATAGAAATAAGAACGCAGATGGACAGAGTATAAATACCGTAACAGGTGGTCATTTCATAGCGCCAGACCATAAGACGgataataatgatgaaataCAAATGAACAATCCCCAAAATATATACGGAGAAAACTACAAGAAAATACCAAGTGATCAAAGTATTGTACCTTATGAAATTTTGTCTTACCCCTTACCAGAAAAACAAATCGCAGCAAATCTACCGATCAGTTATGAACCAAAATTAAATCAGCTCACCCCAACCGTATTCCAAATTAAACATGAACACATGAATCCAAAAGCGCCTATAGCATTTACTGAATTACCAGAATATGAAATACCATGCAATGACACCGCTGAAAATAATAAAGCAGAAGGACCAAGCATTGATACTCTAACAGGTGATCTTTTGGGAACTTCAGACTATAAGACAGATAATAATCAAAGGATACAACTCAATTATCCCGAAAATGCATATGCAGTAAATAACAATGGAATACCAAGTACAcgaaataatatacctaatgaaGTTATGTCTAACTCCTTACCAGGTGAAGTAATTGCAGTTAATCCACCAATAAGTTATCAACCTAAATTAAATCTACCCGCACCAAACATACTacagttaaataataaagacaTTAATCCAAAAGCTACAATAGAACTTACTAAATTACCAGTTTATGAAATACCATGCAGTGAAATCGGTGGAAATGAGAAAGCAGATGGACAGAGCATAAATACCGTAACAGGTGGTCATTTCATAGCGCCAGACTATAAGACGGATAATAATGATGGAATACAACTGAAAAATCCTCAAAATATATACGGAGAAAACTACAAGAAAATACCAAGTGATCAAAATATTGTACCTTATGAAATTTTGCCTTACCTCTTACCAGAAAAACAAATTACAGCTAATCTACCCATCAGTTATGAATCAAAGTTAAATCAGCTCACCCCAAACGTATTCCAAATTAAACATGAACACATTAATCCAAAAGCGCCTATAGCATTTACTGAAATATCAGAATATGAAATACCATGCAGTGAAACCGCTGAAAATAAGAAAGCAGAAGGACCAAGCATTGATACTCTAACAGGTGATCTTTTGGGAACTCCAGACTATAATACAGATAATAATCAAAGGATACAACTCAATTATCCCGAAAATGCATATGCAGTAAATAACAATAGAATACCAAGTACACGAAATAATATACCTAGTGAAGTTATGTCTAACTCCTTACCAGGTGAAGCAATTGCAGTTAATCCACCAATAAGTTTTCAATCTAAATTAAATCTACCCGCACCAAACATACTacagttaaataataaagacaATAATCTAACATCTACAACAGCACTTTCTAAATTACCAGATTATAAAATACCATGCAGTGTAATCAATGAAAGTGTGAAAGCAAATAAGCAAGGTTTGAATACTCTAATAGGGGATCTTCCTGTAGCACCAAACAACAAGCTAGATAATTACGACAGAATACAACTCAACAACCCCCAaatttcccaaaatttatatgcactaaacaataacaaaatacccagtacacaaaataatttaccttTTGAAGCTTTGTATTCTTTACCGGAAAAACTAATTGAAGTtgttgaaaatcaaaatattaatcCACTGACCAATTACGAATCTAAATTAAATATACCAACACCAACCACAGATGTAAAAATGCTACATTTAAATAATGATCCAAAAGCAACGCTTACATTTGAAATACCAAACAGTCAAATGGATGAAAAAGAGAATCCTAATATACAAAGCATAGATTCTCTAACAGATAGTGGTCTTGCTATGCCATATTATAAGACAGACGATAGTGGCAGAATACAAGTAAGTAGTATCCAAAATGTGTATGGACTAAGTAAGAACAAAACACAAAGTCCACAAAATATACCTGATGAAGTTTTGTCTTATTCTTTACCAAATGAACAAATTTCAGTTAAACCATCGATCAGTTATGAATCCAAACTCAATCTACCCACATCAAACATACTGCAATTAAATAGTGAATACACGAATCCAAACACAGTAAGAACATTTGAAAACATACGACAATATCAAACACAAAACAATCGAatcaatgaaaatttaattGTGCAAGACATAGATGCTCTGACGAGCGGTGTTCTTGTAACGCCAGATAAAAATATTGGTGATATAATACTTGACAATACCCAAAATGTGTATTTagtaaacaataacaaaatacaagatacacaaaataatatacttaatgaTATTTTGCCTCACTCTTTATCAAACGAACAAATTGTTAATCCGCCGATCATATATCAAAAAACACCAACTGCAGATATGAAGGTACTACATTTAAATAAGGAATATACGAATCCAAAAGCAACAGTAACATTTGCTCAATTACCAGAGTATGAAATAGCAGATAATAGTCATAAAATACAACTAAAAAATCCCCAAAATGTATATGACATacacaataacaaaatacaaagtacacgaaattatgtacctaaaaaaattataacttactCTTTACCAAATGCACAAATTTCAGTTAAACCACCGATCAGCTATCCATCACAATTAAATGTACCCACACTTAACACAAACATGGGGTTACTACAGTTAAATAATGATTACATAAATCCAAAAGTAACAACAATCGATAAAGAAGAGAATCCTAATGTACAAAGCGTAGATACTGTAACAAGTGATCTTTTTGCAACGCCAGACTATAAGACAGAAAATAATGATTTAAACCACCACAATGTATATGCAATgaacaacaacaaaataaaaagtgcACCAAATAATGTGCCTTATAAAGTTTTGCCTTGCTCTTGGCCTTATGGAAAAATTGCAGATAACTCACCACTCAGCTATCAATCGCATTTAAACGAACCTATGCTCAACATAGGCACAGGAATACTACAATTAAATAATGATTACATGGATCAAAAAGGAACAATAACATTTGGTAAATCACCACAATATGAACTTTTATCtaatcaaatcaataaaaaagGGGAGCCAAATAAACAAAGCTTAGATTTAACAGGTAGTTTTGTGAATGTAAATAGCGTATACAGCCCACAAAATGTAAAAACTGGTATTTATGGACCTATGCAAATGTATTCAGCACCTGTAGCTGTAGTGAATCCTAGTGCCACAAATATAATTTCTACAGAAACAAACAATCATATACCTGTAAATATTAAGCCAGAAAAAGATTACGTGCCTAATTATTCAAATTCTAATTATTATACCTTAATGAACTCAGGACAAATAAATGACGAAATAGTTAGTCCAAAAGAAACAgcagatgaaataaaaatgcatCAAATTAACTATATACCAAAAGAACTTACTCAATCTGAAGTGCCACAgcaaataattttcaagaacaATGAACGCAATGATGTTCCCAAAGAAAATTATGTTGAATTTGATTCAACTCTTCCAAAATATActaacttaaatacatataatcaaCTACATGAAGTGATCCCAAAATTTGCACCAAGTGGGAAAAACAATCTCGATGTAGTAAATCCTTTATTGTATGATGGAATACAAATAAAAGATGCTAATTATATGCCACTTTATATGAATGCAGACGTTGACGTTACAAACGTggtcaaagaaaataaatatcctTCGTACTTACatcaaaaagaaaattttagtgAAGACAGTAAACATATTGATAAAGTTGATGAAGAATATACAAAAAACGTAGGTATTAtaagtaaaaatgaaaataataacgcACCTGAATATGCTATACCTATTCAAGCTGCACTCTATAATCCACAAATAAATATTGGCAACATTAAGCTAGAAACGATAGAAAATGGTAATCAATTGTGCTATCCATCAGAAAATTTATCGTATGTGAATCAACCGAGTATAGGACCTATCTCACTATTTAAAACAGATGAAAGGAAAAAGggaaacatttataatatacaaaacaatGAATATGTTAACTTACCTTTCGCACAAAAATTCAGTAATCCTAATGACAGAGAATTGAATTCTGAGGTTGCAAATGTGTATGATATTGAgcttaaaagcaaaaacaaagcaAGCATGCTTCCTTATGAAGGGTCAGATCAACAACAACATGAATTAGACaataatgtaaatgaaaatCTAAATATTGAGGCACTTGATGTTAATCCAGCCTGTATCACAAacttaaattattcaaataaaggTACAGAAGAACCAAATCTAGAAGTCAAACAAACACCAGACAAACCAGCATTCACCAATTTTGAAGTTACTGATACTAAGAAAACTATAAGCCCTGAacaatatgaaataaaacacacaGAGCTAGTCAAAGAAAATAATGCGAAAAGAAAAACAGACGGAAATGCCGAAATCCCTAACATTGAATTACATGAAATCCTAAGTGAGATGACCACTCTTCCAGTAAATCAATCGGCAGACAATCATTTTAAATCATTAGATCAGCCAattgaaattaaagaaaataattatcgTAAGGATTATCAACAtctaaacaaaaattacaagcttTATGAAGAAAAAACTTGTGAATCTCTTCCTTTTGAAATAAATTCTGGACCAGACAAATATATTAATCCAACACGAGAAGAATTTTCTGcactaaatgaaattaaatatgacGAAAGTAGTCCATTATACACACCTATACCATCCTCAATAGCATCTTCATCAAACTCCATACCATTCTATAAAAACTCAATATCTGATAGCACAATACCATGCACAGACATATCACCAGGTAgtgaaaactatttaaaaccaTTTACTGGAGCAACTTCATTGCCACAAAGTTGGTTAACATATGATTCAAGTAAACCAACAGAGCAATCTTTACTTACTTCTGTGTCACCGATATATAATGTTAACCCTTGTCTATCTCAAAATATAAATCAACCTACAATAGCTTTTTCTCAAGCACAATCAACAATCGTAAACGCTTTGAAATCTAATTTGTTAAACTATATTAGATCCAATGGTAATGTAATCGATAATACTGTAAGCATACCACTTGGTGACTTAGGTGTTGCTAAATACGACCCAATAGAGAATACAAAATATTTCACTATCAATACAGAAAACGATGACATAAATCTTAAAGCTTGGTATtcgaaactaaaattaataaaagctAAAATAACCTTTGAAACCGTTGAAGCTAGCGCTCTGAATTTTATACCAATTGTTtgtaataaatcaaaatattgtCCTGTTAAAGTACAGGAGATAGCAAAAAATGCCATTAGTAAGGTATATGGGGAACCTATAGTGATTAAAGGTGTGTATACATTTGATATTCCATATGTAATTGTTGATAATGTAGACTCAGCGTGTATCTACAATGGTGGGTATATTTTGCTGTGGCCTACTTATTGTGACTGTGGATGCCAGAAAGCTGGCTGTCAATGTTACTTACAGAATTTCAATGACAGATCCTGA